A single genomic interval of Homo sapiens chromosome 7, GRCh38.p14 Primary Assembly harbors:
- the AEBP1 gene encoding adipocyte enhancer-binding protein 1 isoform X1 — MAAVRGAPLLSCLLALLALCPGGRPQTVLTDDEIEEFLEGFLSELEPEPREDDVEAPPPPEPTPRVRKAQAGGKPGKRPGTAAEVPPEKTKDKGKKGKKDKGPKVPKESLEGSPRPPKKGKEKPPKATKKPKEKPPKATKKPKEKPPKATKKPKEKPPKATKKPPSGKRPPILAPSETLEWPLPPPPSPGPEELPQEGGAPLSNNWQNPGEETHVEAREHQPEPEEETEQPTLDYNDQIEREDYEDFEYIRRQKQPRPPPSRRRRPERVWPEPPEEKAPAPAPEERIEPPVKPLLPPLPPDYGDGYVIPNYDDKKPKKEDSSPKEETDKWAVEKGKDHKEPRKGEELEEEWTPTEKVKCPPIGMESHRIEDNQIRASSMLRHGLGAQRGRLNMQTGATEDDYYDGAWCAEDDARTQWIEVDTRRTTRFTGVITQGRDSSIHDDFVTTFFVGFSNDSQTWVMYTNGYEEMTFHGNVDKDTPVLSELPEPVVARFIRIYPLTWNGSLCMRLEVLGCSVAPVYSYYAQNEVVATDDLDFRHHSYKDMRQLMKVVNEECPTITRTYSLGKSSRGLKIYAMEISDNPGEHELGEPEFRYTAGIHGNEVLGRELLLLLMQYLCREYRDGNPRVRSLVQDTRIHLVPSLNPDGYEVAAQMGSEFGNWALGLWTEEGFDIFEDFPDLNSVLWGAEERKWVPYRVPNNNLPIPERYLSPDATVSTEVRAIIAWMEKNPFVLGANLNGGERLVSYPYDMARTPTQEQLLAAAMAAARGEDEDEVSEAQETPDHAIFRWLAISFASAHLTLTEPYRGGCQAQDYTGGMGIVNGAKWNPRTGTINDFSYLHTNCLELSFYLGCDKFPHESELPREWENNKEALLTFMEQVHRGIKGVVTDEQGIPIANATISVSGINHGVKTASGGDYWRILNPGEYRVTAHAEGYTPSAKTCNVDYDIGATQCNFILARSNWKRIREIMAMNGNRPIPHIDPSRPMTPQQRRLQQRRLQHRLRLRAQMRLRRLNATTTLGPHTVPPTLPPAPATTLSTTIEPWGLIPPTTAGWEESETETYTEVVTEFGTEVEPEFGTKVEPEFETQLEPEFETQLEPEFEEEEEEEKEEEIATGQAFPFTTVETYTVNFGDF, encoded by the exons ATGGCGGCCGTGCGCGGGGCGCCCCTGCTCAGCTGCCTCCTGGCGTTGCTGGCCCTGTGCCCTGGAGGGCGCCCGCAGACGGTGCTGACCGACGACGAGATCGAGGAGTTCCTCGAGGGCTTCCTGTCAGAGCTAGAACCTGAGCCCCGGGAGGACGACGTGGAGGCCCCGCCGCCTCCCGAGCCCACCCCGCGGGTCCGAAAAGCCCAGGCGGGGGGCAAGCCAGGGAAGCGGCCAGGGACGGCCGCAGAAG TGCCTCCGGAAAAGACCAAAGACAAAGGGAAGAAAGGCAAGAAAGACAAAGGCCCCAAGGTGCCCAAGGAGTCCTTGGAGGGGTCCCCCAGGCCGCccaagaaggggaaggagaagccaCCCAAGGCCACCAAGAAGCCCAAGGAGAAGCCACCTAAGGCCACCAAGAAGCCCAAGGAGAAGCCACCCAAGGCCACCAAGAAGCCCAAAGAGAAGCCACCCAAGGCCACCAAGAAGCCCCCGTCAGGGAAGAGGCCCCCCATTCTGGCTCCCTCAGAAACCCTGGAGTggccactgcccccaccccccagccctggccccgaGGAGCTACCCCAGGAGGGAG GGGCGCCCCTCTCAAATAACTGGCAGAATCCAGGAGAGGAGACCCATGTGGAGGCACGGGAGCACCAGCCTG AGCCGGAGGAGGAGACCGAGCAACCCACACTGGACTACAATGACCAGATCGAGAGGGAGGACTATGAGGACT TTGAGTACATTCGGCGCCAGAAGCAACCCAGGCCACCCCCAAGCAGAAGGAGGAGGCCCGAGCGGGTCTGGCCAGAGCCCCCTGAGGAGAaggccccggccccagccccggAGGAGAGGATTG AGCCTCCTGTGAAGCCTCTGCTGCCCCCGCTGCCCCCTGACTATGGTGATGGTTACGTGATCCCCAACTACGATGACA AGAAACCCAAAAAGGAGGACAGCAGCCCCAAGGAGGAGACCGACAAGTGGGCAGTGGAGAAGGGCAAGGACCACAAAG AGCCCCGAAAGGGCGAGGAGTTGGAGGAGGAGTGGACGCCTACGGAGAAAGTCA AGTGTCCCCCCATTGGGATGGAGTCACACCGTATTGAGGACAACCAGATCCGAGCCTCCTCCATGCTGCGCCACGGCCTGGGGGCACAGCGCGGCCGGCTCAACATGCAG ACCGGTGCCACTGAGGACGACTACTATGATGGTGCGTGGTGTGCCGAGGACGATGCCAGGACCCAGTGGATAGAGGTGGACACCAGGAGGACTACCCGGTTCACAGGCGTCATCACCCAGGGCAGAGACTCCAGCATCCA TGACGATTTTGTGACCACCTTCTTCGTGGGCTTCAGCAATGACAGCCAGACATGGGTGATGTACACCAACGGCTATGAGGAAATG ACCTTTCATGGGAACGTGGACAAGGACACACCCGTGCTGAGTGAGCTCCCAGAGCCGGTGGTGGCTCGTTTCATCCGCATCTACCCACTCACCTGGAATGGCAGCCTGTGCATGCGCCTGGAGGTGCTGGGGTGCTCTGTGGCCC CTGTCTACAGCTACTACGCACAGAATGAGGTGGTGGCCACCGATGACCTGGATTTCCGGCACCACAGCTACAAGGACATGCGCCAG CTCATGAAGGTGGTGAACGAGGAGTGCCCCACCATCACCCGCActtacagcctgggcaagagctcACGAGGCCTCAAGATCTATGCCATGGAGATCTCAGACAACCCTGGGGAGCATGAACTGG GGGAGCCCGAGTTCCGCTACACTGCTGGGATCCATGGCAACGAGGTGCTGGGCCGAGAGCTGTTGCTGCTGCTCATGCAGTACCTGTGCCGAGAGTACCGCGATGGGAACCCACGTGTGCGCAGCCTGGTGCAGGACACACGCATCCACCTGGTGCCCTCACTGAACCCTGATGGCTACGAGGTGGCAGCGCAGATG GGCTCAGAGTTTGGGAACTGGGCGCTGGGACTGTGGACTGAGGAGGGCTTTGACATCTTTGAAGATTTCCCGGATCTCAACTCTGTGCTCTGGGGAGCTGAGGAGAGGAAATGGGTCCCCTACCGGGTCCCCAACAATAACTTGCCCATCCCTGAACGCTACCTTTCGCCAGATGCCACG GTATCCACGGAGGTCCGGGCCATCATTGCCTGGATGGAGAAGAACCCCTTCGTGCTGGGAGCAAATCTGAACGGCGGCGAGCGGCTAGTATCCTACCCCTACGATATGGCCCGCACGCCTACCCAGGAGCAGCTGCTGGCCGCAGCCATGGCAGCAGCCCGGGGGGAGGATGAGGACGAGGTCTCCGAGGCCCAGGAGACTCCAGACCACGCCATCTTCCGGTGGCTTGCCATCTCCTTCGCCTCCGCACACCTCACCTTGACCGAGCCCTACCGCGGAGGCTGCCAAGCCCAGGACTACACCGGCGGCATGGGCATCGTCAACGGGGCCAAGTGGAACCCCCGGACCGGGA CTATCAATGACTTCAGTTACCTGCATACCAACTGCCTGGAGCTCTCCTTCTACCTGGGCTGTGACAAGTTCCCTCATGAGAGTGAGCTGCCCCGCGAGTGGGAGAACAACAAGGAGGCGCTGCTCACCTTCATGGAGCAG GTGCACCGCGGCATTAAGGGGGTGGTGACGGACGAGCAAGGCATCCCCATTGCCAACGCCACCATCTCTGTGAGTGGCATTAATCACGGCGTGAAGACAG CCAGTGGTGGTGATTACTGGCGAATCTTGAACCCGGGTGAGTACCGCGTGACAGCCCACGCGGAGGGCTACACCCCGAGCGCCAAGACCTGCAATGTTGACTATGACATCGGGGCCACTCAGTGCAACTTCATCCTGGCTCGCTCCAACTGGAAGCGCATCCGGGAGATCATGGCCATGAACGGGAACCGGCCTATCCCACACATAGACCCATCGCGCCCTATGACCCCCCAACAGCGACGCCTGCAGCAGCGACGCCTACAACACCGCCTGCGGCTTCGGGCACAGATGCGGCTGCGGCGCCTCAACGCCACCACCACCCTAGGCCCCCACACTGTGCCTCCCACgctgccccctgcccctgccaccaCCCTGAGCACTACCATAGAGCCCTGGGGCCTCATACCGCCAACCACCGCTGGCTGGGAGGAGTCGGAGACTGAGACCTACACAGAGGTGGTGACAGAGTTTGGGACCGAGGTGGAGCCCGAGTTTGGGACCAAGGTGGAGCCCGAGTTTGAGACCCAGTTGGAGCCTGAGTTTGAGACCCAGCTGGAACCCGAGtttgaggaagaggaggaggaggagaaagaggaggagataGCCACTGGCCAGGCATTCCCCTTCACAACAGTAGAGACCTACACAGTGAACTTTGGGGACTTCTGA
- the POLM gene encoding DNA-directed DNA/RNA polymerase mu isoform 3 (isoform 3 is encoded by transcript variant 3): MLPKRRRARVGSPSGDAASSTPPSTRFPGVAIYLVEPRMGRSRRAFLTGLARSKGFRVLDACSSEATHVVMEETSAEEAVSWQERRMAAAPPGCTPPALLDISWLTESLGAGQPVPVECRHRLEVAGPRKGPLSPAWMPAYACQRPTPLTHHNTGLSEALEILAEAAGFEGSEGRLLTFCRAASVLKALPSPVTTLSQLQGLPHFGEHSSRVVQELLEHGVCEEVERVRRSERYQTMKLFTQIFGVGVKTADRWYREGLRTLDDLREQPQKLTQQQKAAPPGPEHPSPAVRCRCPAAGGGGSCGAGPAWGHRHADRRLPQGLILYHQHQHSCCESPTRLAQQSHMDAFERSFCIFRLPQPPGAAVGGSTRPCPSWKAVRVDLVVAPVSQFPFALLGWTGSKLFQRELRRFSRKEKGLWLNSHGLFDPEQKTFFQAASEEDIFRHLGLEYLPPEQRNA, encoded by the exons ATGCTCCCCAAACGGCGGCGAGCGCGGGTCGGGTCCCCTAGCGGCGATGCCGCTTCCTCCACGCCGCCCTCGACGCGCTTCCCGGGAGTCGCCATCTACCTGGTCGAGCCTCGCATGGGTCGCAGCCGCCGGGCCTTCCTCACAGGCCTGGCGCGCTCCAAAGGCTTCCGCGTCCTTGACGCCTGCAG CTCCGAAGCGACACATGTTGTGATGGAAgagacctcagcagaggaggccGTCAGCTGGCAGGAGCGCAGGATGGCAGCTGCTCCCCCGGGTTGCACCCCCCCAGCTCTGCTGGACATAAGCTGGTTAACAGAGAGCCTGGGAGCTGGGCAGCCTGTACCTGTGGAGTGCCGGCACCGCCTGGAG GTGGCTGGGCCAAGGAAGGGGCCTCTGAGCCCAGCATGGATGCCTGCCTATGCCTGCCAGCGCCCTACGCCCCTCACACACCACAACACTGGCCTCTCC GAGGCTCTGGAGATACTGGCCGAGGCAGCAGGCTTTGAAGGCAGTGAGGGCCGCCTCCTCACCTTCTGCAGAGCAGCCTCGGTGCTCAAGGCCCTTCCCAGCCCTGTCACAACCCTGAGCCAGCTGCAGGGGCTTCCCCACTTTGGAGAACACTCCTCTAGGGTTGTCCAG GAGCTGCTGGAGCATGGAGTGTGTGAGGAGGTGGAGAGAGTTCGGCGCTCAGAGAGGTACCAGACCATGAAG CTCTTCACCCAGATCTTCGGGGTCGGTGTGAAGACTGCTGACCGGTGGTACCGGGAAGGACTGCGAACCTTAGATGACCTCCGAGAGCAGCCCCAGAAACTAACCCAACAGCAGAAAGCGG CACCACCAGGACCTGAGCACCCCAGTCCTGCGGTCCGATGTAGATGCCCTGCAGCAGGTGGTGGAGGAAGCTGTGGGGCAGGCCCTGCCTGGGGCCACCGTCACGCTGACCGGCGGCTTCCGCAG GGCCTCATCCTGTACCACCAGCACCAGCACAGCTGCTGTGAGTCCCCTACCCGCCTGGCCCAACAGAGCCACATGGACGCTTTTGAGAGAAGTTTCTGCATTTTCCGCCTACCACAACCTCCAGGGGCTGCTGTGGGGGGATCCACGAGGCCCTGCCCATCCTGGAAGGCCGTGAGAGTGGACTTGGTAGTTGCACCCGTCAGCCAGTTCCCTTTCGCCCTGCTCGGTTGGACTGGCTCCAAG CTTTTCCAGCGGGAGCTGCGCCGCTTCAGCCGGAAGGAGAAGGGCCTGTGGCTGAACAGCCATGGGCTGTTTGACCCGGAGCAG
- the POLM gene encoding DNA-directed DNA/RNA polymerase mu isoform 1 (isoform 1 is encoded by transcript variant 1) encodes MLPKRRRARVGSPSGDAASSTPPSTRFPGVAIYLVEPRMGRSRRAFLTGLARSKGFRVLDACSSEATHVVMEETSAEEAVSWQERRMAAAPPGCTPPALLDISWLTESLGAGQPVPVECRHRLEVAGPRKGPLSPAWMPAYACQRPTPLTHHNTGLSEALEILAEAAGFEGSEGRLLTFCRAASVLKALPSPVTTLSQLQGLPHFGEHSSRVVQELLEHGVCEEVERVRRSERYQTMKLFTQIFGVGVKTADRWYREGLRTLDDLREQPQKLTQQQKAGLQHHQDLSTPVLRSDVDALQQVVEEAVGQALPGATVTLTGGFRRGKLQGHDVDFLITHPKEGQEAGLLPRVMCRLQDQGLILYHQHQHSCCESPTRLAQQSHMDAFERSFCIFRLPQPPGAAVGGSTRPCPSWKAVRVDLVVAPVSQFPFALLGWTGSKLFQRELRRFSRKEKGLWLNSHGLFDPEQKTFFQAASEEDIFRHLGLEYLPPEQRNA; translated from the exons ATGCTCCCCAAACGGCGGCGAGCGCGGGTCGGGTCCCCTAGCGGCGATGCCGCTTCCTCCACGCCGCCCTCGACGCGCTTCCCGGGAGTCGCCATCTACCTGGTCGAGCCTCGCATGGGTCGCAGCCGCCGGGCCTTCCTCACAGGCCTGGCGCGCTCCAAAGGCTTCCGCGTCCTTGACGCCTGCAG CTCCGAAGCGACACATGTTGTGATGGAAgagacctcagcagaggaggccGTCAGCTGGCAGGAGCGCAGGATGGCAGCTGCTCCCCCGGGTTGCACCCCCCCAGCTCTGCTGGACATAAGCTGGTTAACAGAGAGCCTGGGAGCTGGGCAGCCTGTACCTGTGGAGTGCCGGCACCGCCTGGAG GTGGCTGGGCCAAGGAAGGGGCCTCTGAGCCCAGCATGGATGCCTGCCTATGCCTGCCAGCGCCCTACGCCCCTCACACACCACAACACTGGCCTCTCC GAGGCTCTGGAGATACTGGCCGAGGCAGCAGGCTTTGAAGGCAGTGAGGGCCGCCTCCTCACCTTCTGCAGAGCAGCCTCGGTGCTCAAGGCCCTTCCCAGCCCTGTCACAACCCTGAGCCAGCTGCAGGGGCTTCCCCACTTTGGAGAACACTCCTCTAGGGTTGTCCAG GAGCTGCTGGAGCATGGAGTGTGTGAGGAGGTGGAGAGAGTTCGGCGCTCAGAGAGGTACCAGACCATGAAG CTCTTCACCCAGATCTTCGGGGTCGGTGTGAAGACTGCTGACCGGTGGTACCGGGAAGGACTGCGAACCTTAGATGACCTCCGAGAGCAGCCCCAGAAACTAACCCAACAGCAGAAAGCGG GGCTCCAGCACCACCAGGACCTGAGCACCCCAGTCCTGCGGTCCGATGTAGATGCCCTGCAGCAGGTGGTGGAGGAAGCTGTGGGGCAGGCCCTGCCTGGGGCCACCGTCACGCTGACCGGCGGCTTCCGCAG GGGGAAGTTGCAGGGCCATGACGTGGACTTCCTCATCACCCACCCCAAGGAGGGTCAGGAGGCGGGGCTGCTGCCTAGAGTGATGTGCCGCCTGCAGGACCAG GGCCTCATCCTGTACCACCAGCACCAGCACAGCTGCTGTGAGTCCCCTACCCGCCTGGCCCAACAGAGCCACATGGACGCTTTTGAGAGAAGTTTCTGCATTTTCCGCCTACCACAACCTCCAGGGGCTGCTGTGGGGGGATCCACGAGGCCCTGCCCATCCTGGAAGGCCGTGAGAGTGGACTTGGTAGTTGCACCCGTCAGCCAGTTCCCTTTCGCCCTGCTCGGTTGGACTGGCTCCAAG CTTTTCCAGCGGGAGCTGCGCCGCTTCAGCCGGAAGGAGAAGGGCCTGTGGCTGAACAGCCATGGGCTGTTTGACCCGGAGCAG
- the AEBP1 gene encoding adipocyte enhancer-binding protein 1 precursor, whose translation MAAVRGAPLLSCLLALLALCPGGRPQTVLTDDEIEEFLEGFLSELEPEPREDDVEAPPPPEPTPRVRKAQAGGKPGKRPGTAAEVPPEKTKDKGKKGKKDKGPKVPKESLEGSPRPPKKGKEKPPKATKKPKEKPPKATKKPKEKPPKATKKPKEKPPKATKKPPSGKRPPILAPSETLEWPLPPPPSPGPEELPQEGGAPLSNNWQNPGEETHVEAREHQPEPEEETEQPTLDYNDQIEREDYEDFEYIRRQKQPRPPPSRRRRPERVWPEPPEEKAPAPAPEERIEPPVKPLLPPLPPDYGDGYVIPNYDDMDYYFGPPPPQKPDAERQTDEEKEELKKPKKEDSSPKEETDKWAVEKGKDHKEPRKGEELEEEWTPTEKVKCPPIGMESHRIEDNQIRASSMLRHGLGAQRGRLNMQTGATEDDYYDGAWCAEDDARTQWIEVDTRRTTRFTGVITQGRDSSIHDDFVTTFFVGFSNDSQTWVMYTNGYEEMTFHGNVDKDTPVLSELPEPVVARFIRIYPLTWNGSLCMRLEVLGCSVAPVYSYYAQNEVVATDDLDFRHHSYKDMRQLMKVVNEECPTITRTYSLGKSSRGLKIYAMEISDNPGEHELGEPEFRYTAGIHGNEVLGRELLLLLMQYLCREYRDGNPRVRSLVQDTRIHLVPSLNPDGYEVAAQMGSEFGNWALGLWTEEGFDIFEDFPDLNSVLWGAEERKWVPYRVPNNNLPIPERYLSPDATVSTEVRAIIAWMEKNPFVLGANLNGGERLVSYPYDMARTPTQEQLLAAAMAAARGEDEDEVSEAQETPDHAIFRWLAISFASAHLTLTEPYRGGCQAQDYTGGMGIVNGAKWNPRTGTINDFSYLHTNCLELSFYLGCDKFPHESELPREWENNKEALLTFMEQVHRGIKGVVTDEQGIPIANATISVSGINHGVKTASGGDYWRILNPGEYRVTAHAEGYTPSAKTCNVDYDIGATQCNFILARSNWKRIREIMAMNGNRPIPHIDPSRPMTPQQRRLQQRRLQHRLRLRAQMRLRRLNATTTLGPHTVPPTLPPAPATTLSTTIEPWGLIPPTTAGWEESETETYTEVVTEFGTEVEPEFGTKVEPEFETQLEPEFETQLEPEFEEEEEEEKEEEIATGQAFPFTTVETYTVNFGDF comes from the exons ATGGCGGCCGTGCGCGGGGCGCCCCTGCTCAGCTGCCTCCTGGCGTTGCTGGCCCTGTGCCCTGGAGGGCGCCCGCAGACGGTGCTGACCGACGACGAGATCGAGGAGTTCCTCGAGGGCTTCCTGTCAGAGCTAGAACCTGAGCCCCGGGAGGACGACGTGGAGGCCCCGCCGCCTCCCGAGCCCACCCCGCGGGTCCGAAAAGCCCAGGCGGGGGGCAAGCCAGGGAAGCGGCCAGGGACGGCCGCAGAAG TGCCTCCGGAAAAGACCAAAGACAAAGGGAAGAAAGGCAAGAAAGACAAAGGCCCCAAGGTGCCCAAGGAGTCCTTGGAGGGGTCCCCCAGGCCGCccaagaaggggaaggagaagccaCCCAAGGCCACCAAGAAGCCCAAGGAGAAGCCACCTAAGGCCACCAAGAAGCCCAAGGAGAAGCCACCCAAGGCCACCAAGAAGCCCAAAGAGAAGCCACCCAAGGCCACCAAGAAGCCCCCGTCAGGGAAGAGGCCCCCCATTCTGGCTCCCTCAGAAACCCTGGAGTggccactgcccccaccccccagccctggccccgaGGAGCTACCCCAGGAGGGAG GGGCGCCCCTCTCAAATAACTGGCAGAATCCAGGAGAGGAGACCCATGTGGAGGCACGGGAGCACCAGCCTG AGCCGGAGGAGGAGACCGAGCAACCCACACTGGACTACAATGACCAGATCGAGAGGGAGGACTATGAGGACT TTGAGTACATTCGGCGCCAGAAGCAACCCAGGCCACCCCCAAGCAGAAGGAGGAGGCCCGAGCGGGTCTGGCCAGAGCCCCCTGAGGAGAaggccccggccccagccccggAGGAGAGGATTG AGCCTCCTGTGAAGCCTCTGCTGCCCCCGCTGCCCCCTGACTATGGTGATGGTTACGTGATCCCCAACTACGATGACA TGGACTATTACTTTGGGCCTCCTCCGCCCCAGAAGCCCGATGCTGAGCGCCAGACAGACGAAGAGAAGGAGGAGCTGA AGAAACCCAAAAAGGAGGACAGCAGCCCCAAGGAGGAGACCGACAAGTGGGCAGTGGAGAAGGGCAAGGACCACAAAG AGCCCCGAAAGGGCGAGGAGTTGGAGGAGGAGTGGACGCCTACGGAGAAAGTCA AGTGTCCCCCCATTGGGATGGAGTCACACCGTATTGAGGACAACCAGATCCGAGCCTCCTCCATGCTGCGCCACGGCCTGGGGGCACAGCGCGGCCGGCTCAACATGCAG ACCGGTGCCACTGAGGACGACTACTATGATGGTGCGTGGTGTGCCGAGGACGATGCCAGGACCCAGTGGATAGAGGTGGACACCAGGAGGACTACCCGGTTCACAGGCGTCATCACCCAGGGCAGAGACTCCAGCATCCA TGACGATTTTGTGACCACCTTCTTCGTGGGCTTCAGCAATGACAGCCAGACATGGGTGATGTACACCAACGGCTATGAGGAAATG ACCTTTCATGGGAACGTGGACAAGGACACACCCGTGCTGAGTGAGCTCCCAGAGCCGGTGGTGGCTCGTTTCATCCGCATCTACCCACTCACCTGGAATGGCAGCCTGTGCATGCGCCTGGAGGTGCTGGGGTGCTCTGTGGCCC CTGTCTACAGCTACTACGCACAGAATGAGGTGGTGGCCACCGATGACCTGGATTTCCGGCACCACAGCTACAAGGACATGCGCCAG CTCATGAAGGTGGTGAACGAGGAGTGCCCCACCATCACCCGCActtacagcctgggcaagagctcACGAGGCCTCAAGATCTATGCCATGGAGATCTCAGACAACCCTGGGGAGCATGAACTGG GGGAGCCCGAGTTCCGCTACACTGCTGGGATCCATGGCAACGAGGTGCTGGGCCGAGAGCTGTTGCTGCTGCTCATGCAGTACCTGTGCCGAGAGTACCGCGATGGGAACCCACGTGTGCGCAGCCTGGTGCAGGACACACGCATCCACCTGGTGCCCTCACTGAACCCTGATGGCTACGAGGTGGCAGCGCAGATG GGCTCAGAGTTTGGGAACTGGGCGCTGGGACTGTGGACTGAGGAGGGCTTTGACATCTTTGAAGATTTCCCGGATCTCAACTCTGTGCTCTGGGGAGCTGAGGAGAGGAAATGGGTCCCCTACCGGGTCCCCAACAATAACTTGCCCATCCCTGAACGCTACCTTTCGCCAGATGCCACG GTATCCACGGAGGTCCGGGCCATCATTGCCTGGATGGAGAAGAACCCCTTCGTGCTGGGAGCAAATCTGAACGGCGGCGAGCGGCTAGTATCCTACCCCTACGATATGGCCCGCACGCCTACCCAGGAGCAGCTGCTGGCCGCAGCCATGGCAGCAGCCCGGGGGGAGGATGAGGACGAGGTCTCCGAGGCCCAGGAGACTCCAGACCACGCCATCTTCCGGTGGCTTGCCATCTCCTTCGCCTCCGCACACCTCACCTTGACCGAGCCCTACCGCGGAGGCTGCCAAGCCCAGGACTACACCGGCGGCATGGGCATCGTCAACGGGGCCAAGTGGAACCCCCGGACCGGGA CTATCAATGACTTCAGTTACCTGCATACCAACTGCCTGGAGCTCTCCTTCTACCTGGGCTGTGACAAGTTCCCTCATGAGAGTGAGCTGCCCCGCGAGTGGGAGAACAACAAGGAGGCGCTGCTCACCTTCATGGAGCAG GTGCACCGCGGCATTAAGGGGGTGGTGACGGACGAGCAAGGCATCCCCATTGCCAACGCCACCATCTCTGTGAGTGGCATTAATCACGGCGTGAAGACAG CCAGTGGTGGTGATTACTGGCGAATCTTGAACCCGGGTGAGTACCGCGTGACAGCCCACGCGGAGGGCTACACCCCGAGCGCCAAGACCTGCAATGTTGACTATGACATCGGGGCCACTCAGTGCAACTTCATCCTGGCTCGCTCCAACTGGAAGCGCATCCGGGAGATCATGGCCATGAACGGGAACCGGCCTATCCCACACATAGACCCATCGCGCCCTATGACCCCCCAACAGCGACGCCTGCAGCAGCGACGCCTACAACACCGCCTGCGGCTTCGGGCACAGATGCGGCTGCGGCGCCTCAACGCCACCACCACCCTAGGCCCCCACACTGTGCCTCCCACgctgccccctgcccctgccaccaCCCTGAGCACTACCATAGAGCCCTGGGGCCTCATACCGCCAACCACCGCTGGCTGGGAGGAGTCGGAGACTGAGACCTACACAGAGGTGGTGACAGAGTTTGGGACCGAGGTGGAGCCCGAGTTTGGGACCAAGGTGGAGCCCGAGTTTGAGACCCAGTTGGAGCCTGAGTTTGAGACCCAGCTGGAACCCGAGtttgaggaagaggaggaggaggagaaagaggaggagataGCCACTGGCCAGGCATTCCCCTTCACAACAGTAGAGACCTACACAGTGAACTTTGGGGACTTCTGA